The following coding sequences are from one Lolium rigidum isolate FL_2022 chromosome 6, APGP_CSIRO_Lrig_0.1, whole genome shotgun sequence window:
- the LOC124663746 gene encoding uncharacterized protein LOC124663746, whose protein sequence is MARNYIIIPEVLNQMIVEDALNCAKVVLEGKAPVLEGFRANPNCMNQYGYFPLHEAAERFSVDMIKLLLHHGALTNLRTAGDLVIEGLLPLHVAVEDTCLHKYLQDNLLPNQEHPNHPTKEDANFVYKIIYLLCLPEMKIFLNTTRLLSEHTNNLVEEVWNYIKDGKLLQTAVLLLAAQAHIRVIDGFSTIITRIAEESTTIKFEISQDEKEKLDLEAKCQHLLSALLLVQIINKAGNALDLCIQRRKEVPQTKVLERVSQILNGCGFFPTGGVIRIGSLCPYEWSPLPGDELPKEDGGCRCVCILLPRGETPHLCRAYKSARRFERECTWNNFFPYWRSVLAYRYPCKFFPAHAQDDVSCLPNFDHIHNSGSKSFGKPSSPVPKGKPCSLPSTISQVTSMHQSRRLFGTVALTILKVLKNA, encoded by the exons ATGGCTCGTAACTACATCATTATCCCAGAAGTCCTCAACCAGATGATCGTTGAAGATGCCCTGAATTGTGCAAAAGTTGTCCTGGAGGGCAAGGCTCCTGTGCTCGAAGGTTTCCGTGCGAATCCGAACTGTATGAATCAGTATGGATACTTTCCACTGCACGAAGCTGCAGAAAGGTTCTCTGTTGACATGATCAAGTTACTCCTCCATCATGGTGCGTTGACTAATTTACGCACAGCGGGCGATTTAGTCATTGAGGGCCTACTCCCACTCCATGTTGCAGTTGAGGACACTTGCTTGCACAAGTATCTGCAGGATAATCTACTTCCCAACCAGGAGCACCCCAATCATCCAACAAAGGAAGATGCCAACTTTGTCTATAAGATTATTTATCTTCTGTGCCTACCCGAGATG AAAATTTTCTTGAATACTACCAGATTACTTTCTGAACATACAAATAATCTAGTTGAGGAGGTCTGGAATTATATAAAGGATGGGAAACTGTTGCAAACAGCAGTTCTGCTCCTGGCAGCTCAAGCACATATACGTGTGATTGATGGATTTTCTACTATCATTACTCGCATTGCTGAAGAAAGCACTACCATAAAATTTGAGATTAGTCAAGACGAAAAGGAAAAGCTGGATTTGGAGGCGAAGTGTCAACATTTGTTATCTGCATTGTTGCTTGTCCAAATAATTAACAAAGCTGGCAACGCTCTTGATTTGTGCATTCAGAGGCGTAAAGAG GTACCTCAAACAAAAGTCCTTGAACGTGTTTCACAGATTCTTAATGGTTGTGGGTTTTTCCCTACTGGAGGAGTCATCCGCATTGGAAGCCT CTGCCCTTATGAATGGTCGCCGTTGCCCGGAGATGAACTGCCCAAAGAAGATGGTGGGTGTAGATGTGTCTGTATATTGTTACCCAGAGGTGAAACACCTCATCTCTGTCGTGCATATAAG TCTGCAAGACGTTTCGAGCGTGAGTGCACTTGGAATAATTTCTTCCCATACTGGAGATCAGTGTTAGCATATCGGTATCCCTGTAAGTTCTTTCCAGCCCATGCACAAGATGATGTTTCGTGTCTCCCTAATTTTGATCACATCCATAACTCTGGGAGCAAGTCCTTTGGTAAACCATCTAGTCCGGTTCCAAAAGGTAAACCATGTTCATTGCCAAGTACAATTTCGCAAGTTACAAGTATGCATCAATCTAGAAGGCTGTTTGGTACTGTTGCATTGACGATCTTGAAGGTGTTAAAGAATGCATGA